A stretch of Aspergillus nidulans FGSC A4 chromosome VI DNA encodes these proteins:
- a CDS encoding uncharacterized protein (transcript_id=CADANIAT00010483), whose amino-acid sequence MSSQTKTIAVIGATGNQGFSTAESFLSIPNWAVRALTRNPDSATAQKLASMGCEVVQADLNDMSSLDTAFKGVHAIFVNTDFWATYTSDPARDSFAAYAQEVRQGKNAAIAASKVPSLERFVYSALPSFSKASGGKYSKALHCESKAAIVEYIETSRDLIELAKKSSFIYLGAYSTHPIFTPRSLSEDGVYQFIIHVRPVAKIPIIDAPSSTGRFVKELVLNEEPGTKLLAYDTDSYLSVLEAVEVWSRRTGEKAEIITISAEEMRERFGIPMEVLDAPLAIDEFGYMSGVEGYIEPKDLTSTVVTRSFEEWLNTRDWRELALAGEKELEGVKI is encoded by the coding sequence ATGTCCAGCCAAACCAAGACTATCGCCGTAATCGGTGCGACGGGGAATCAAGGCTTCTCCACCGCAGAGTCCTTCCTCAGTATACCAAACTGGGCCGTCCGCGCCCTGACTCGTAACCCGGACTCAGCCACTGCCCAAAAGCTTGCCTCAATGGGTTGCGAAGTTGTCCAAGCTGATCTAAACGACATGTCCTCCTTGGACACAGCATTCAAAGGTGTTCATGCTATCTTTGTGAATACCGACTTCTGGGCCACATACACAAGCGATCCAGCACGTGACAGTTTCGCAGCATATGCCCAGGAAGTAAGGCAGGGGAAGAACGCTGcaattgctgcttcaaaAGTCCCAAGTTTGGAAAGATTCGTATACAGCGCGTTACCATCTTTCAGCAAAGCCTCGGGTGGAAAATATAGCAAGGCGCTGCATTGTGAATCCAAGGCAGCTATTGTCGAGTATATTGAAACAAGCCGAGACCTTATCGAGTTGGCGAAGAAATCGTCGTTTATCTACCTAGGAGCTTATTCGACACATCCAATCTTCACACCCAGATCCCTGTCTGAAGATGGTGTCTACCAGTTCATCATACATGTTCGACCGGTGGCGAAGATACCAATAATCGATGCGCCAAGCTCGACCGGGCGATTTGTCAAAGAGCTCGTCTTAAACGAGGAGCCTGGCACAAAACTTTTAGCCTACGACACAGACAGCTATCTTTCCGTGCTTGAGGCTGTCGAGGTCTGGTCTAGACGCACAGGAGAAAAAGCGGAGATAATCACCAtatctgctgaagaaatgAGGGAGAGGTTTGGGATTCCCATGGAAGTGTTGGATGCACCTCTAGCAATCGATGAGTTCGGGTATATGAGTGGGGTTGAGGGGTACATTGAGCCGAAAGATTTGACCAGTACGGTGGTAACGAGGAGCTTCGAGGAGTGGCTGAACACCAGAGACTGGAGGGAGCTTGCGCTGGCAGGGGAGAAGGAGTTGGAGGGGGTCAAGATTTGA